In a genomic window of bacterium:
- a CDS encoding tyrosine-type recombinase/integrase: MEAARFTVKSIEALKPRAERYEVREKGRRGLAIRVSPTGTKTWVSIYRFGGRLRRMTHGDFPVIGIEDAHKAHAAVREAVKQNRDPGLEKANIKQAVLLAPTFKDLAGEFFKKENRLRERTKAEYQRILEKDVFPAWERLKAEKITRRHITLLLDKVAARGGIQANRTLAVIRRLFNWAIGEGIFQANPASHVKAPAQENRRDRVLTPTEVARFWEVLEETSMSDPMRRALKLILVTAQRPGEVVNLHWNEVDGDWLTIPAERSKNRIAHRVYLTPLAKELLGDEGNGFVFSRMEKRPFYVDALSKAVRRNRDIFEAVGIAPFTPHDLRRSAGTMISAGGASREILKAILNHVDRDVTAIYDRHGYDNEKKRTLSKLSRQIENLVSGKGESGEVVKLRGA; encoded by the coding sequence ATGGAAGCTGCGCGGTTCACTGTCAAGAGCATTGAAGCGTTGAAACCTAGAGCGGAACGGTATGAGGTTCGCGAGAAGGGGCGGCGTGGTCTGGCTATCAGAGTTTCACCAACAGGAACCAAGACCTGGGTAAGCATCTATCGGTTCGGTGGCCGCCTCCGGCGCATGACTCACGGGGATTTCCCCGTTATCGGAATTGAGGACGCGCACAAGGCCCATGCCGCTGTCCGGGAAGCGGTTAAACAGAACCGTGATCCTGGTTTGGAAAAGGCTAATATCAAACAGGCTGTCCTTCTGGCTCCTACGTTCAAGGATCTTGCCGGTGAGTTTTTCAAGAAGGAAAATCGGTTACGGGAGCGAACCAAAGCTGAGTATCAACGCATCTTGGAAAAGGATGTTTTCCCCGCCTGGGAACGCCTGAAGGCTGAAAAGATCACACGGAGGCATATCACCCTTCTCCTTGATAAGGTGGCCGCCAGGGGCGGGATACAGGCCAACAGAACCCTTGCAGTGATTCGCCGGTTGTTCAATTGGGCCATAGGGGAGGGGATATTTCAGGCTAACCCCGCGAGTCATGTCAAAGCCCCGGCGCAGGAAAATAGAAGGGACCGTGTTTTGACCCCTACCGAGGTTGCCAGATTTTGGGAAGTCCTGGAAGAAACCAGTATGTCAGACCCAATGCGGCGAGCGCTCAAGTTGATTCTGGTTACAGCTCAAAGGCCCGGTGAAGTTGTCAACTTGCATTGGAACGAAGTTGACGGGGACTGGCTGACCATTCCGGCGGAACGCTCCAAAAATAGAATTGCCCATCGAGTCTATCTCACACCGCTTGCAAAGGAGCTTCTTGGGGATGAAGGGAATGGTTTTGTTTTTTCCAGGATGGAGAAGCGGCCATTTTATGTTGACGCTCTGTCAAAAGCTGTAAGGCGTAACCGGGATATATTCGAGGCTGTCGGGATCGCACCCTTTACGCCTCACGATTTGCGGCGGAGTGCGGGGACCATGATAAGCGCAGGGGGAGCTTCCCGCGAGATCCTCAAAGCAATTTTGAACCACGTTGACCGTGACGTTACAGCGATCTATGACAGGCACGGTTACGACAACGAGAAAAAGCGCACCCTTTCCAAACTGTCGCGGCAAATTGAAAATCTTGTTTCAGGAAAAGGTGAGTCCGGCGAAGTTGTGAAATTGCGCGGGGCATGA
- a CDS encoding DUF6499 domain-containing protein encodes MSKMNVPDWLPDWRNESEYPDPERASRFDWGWAFLRRNPKYQKDWNYLQALLQLPGDMVGDWYDVTGKLKPVSETPGPVMQEWLDNCSSISNFQYHVSYMAEAYGLRGEPKDPSESTITRSFWPNNQRGTVYGGVMGRWSREFYLPRNECVAIFDLSLPIGPQLKIIRSNLLNVQKEYKEDGGGFPAPRVRSKDYPVYLRILDAKIRGVTHATIASAIYPNMSNDYPDYPASRKIKDHLQEAIRLRDYGYRDLFQLSSSSQ; translated from the coding sequence ATGAGTAAGATGAATGTTCCTGATTGGCTTCCTGATTGGCGAAATGAGAGTGAATATCCAGATCCTGAAAGAGCGAGTAGGTTTGATTGGGGTTGGGCGTTTCTTAGACGTAATCCTAAATACCAAAAGGATTGGAACTACCTTCAAGCGTTGCTTCAATTACCCGGCGATATGGTAGGTGATTGGTATGATGTAACAGGCAAGTTGAAACCGGTAAGTGAGACTCCTGGGCCGGTAATGCAAGAGTGGCTTGACAACTGTTCAAGTATTTCAAATTTTCAATATCATGTTTCATATATGGCTGAAGCCTACGGTCTGAGAGGGGAACCGAAAGACCCCTCAGAATCAACCATCACCAGATCCTTCTGGCCAAACAATCAGAGGGGGACTGTGTACGGGGGAGTCATGGGACGCTGGAGCCGGGAGTTTTATCTTCCCAGAAATGAGTGCGTTGCCATATTTGATCTTTCTTTGCCCATTGGACCACAATTGAAAATTATCAGGTCGAATCTCCTAAATGTTCAGAAGGAGTACAAGGAGGACGGCGGCGGATTTCCTGCGCCCCGTGTTCGGTCGAAGGATTACCCTGTTTACCTTCGCATATTGGATGCGAAAATTCGAGGAGTGACCCACGCTACTATAGCGAGTGCCATCTATCCTAACATGTCTAATGACTACCCCGATTATCCTGCATCTCGCAAAATCAAGGATCATTTGCAAGAGGCAATCCGCCTCAGAGACTACGGTTACCGAGACCTTTTCCAGTTATCCTCATCCTCACAGTAA